From the genome of Vicia villosa cultivar HV-30 ecotype Madison, WI linkage group LG2, Vvil1.0, whole genome shotgun sequence, one region includes:
- the LOC131649583 gene encoding cullin-3A-like, translated as MSNQNRKFQIEAFKYRDIKDQNYADKTWNILEHAINDLFIHNTSHLDFEDLYRHAYNMILHKFGEKLYSGLVATMTSHLNEIAGSVEAAEGGSFLEELNRKWNDYNKALHMIRDMLMYMDRTYVPSTQKTNVYELGLNLWRENVIYSNQIRTRLSSTLLELVYSERVGEDVNVELIRNITKVLMDLGPFVYEQEFETPFLQGSAEFYKAESLKLIECCECGDYLKKAERCLNEEIERVRHYLDPKTEKKITDVIEKEMIENHMITLIRMENSGLVNMLCDDKYEDLGTMYNLFRRVNDGLLKICEAMTSHIHESLKQLNKDPKRLKDHAEFERGLLDAKNKYEKIIKLAFSNDELFQNALNSSFEFFTNLRLKKSTLILNINTL; from the exons ATGAGTAACCAGAACAGAAAATTCCAGATAGAGGCTTTCAAATACCGAGACATCAAGGATCAGAACTATGCTGACAAGACATGGAACATTCTTGAACATGCAATCAATGATTTATTCATCCACAATACTAGTCATCTTGATTTCGAAGATCTTTACAG ACATGCTTACAATATGATTCTTCACAAGTTCGGCGAAAAGCTATATTCTGGACTAGTTGCCACCATGACTTCTCATCTTAATGAGATAGCCGGATCTGTTGAAGCCGCAGAAGGAGGTTCCTTTCTCGAAGAATTAAACAGAAAATGGAATGATTATAATAAGGCTTTACATATGATTAGAGACATGCTGATGTACATGGATAGAACCTATGTCCCAAGCACCCAGAAGACAAATGTTTATGAACTTGGCCTAAACCTGTGGAGAGAAAATGTTATTTACTCAAACCAGATAAGGACTCGACTATCGAGTACGCTTTTGGAATTAGTATATAGCGAGCGTGTCGGGGAAGATGTTAACGTAGAACTGATTAGAAACATAACAAAGGTGCTGATGGATTTAGGTCCTTTTGTTTATGAACAAGAATTCGAGACTCCGTTTCTGCAAGGTTCAGCTGAGTTCTACAAGGCTGAATCCCTTAAACTTATTGAGTGTTGTGAATGCGGGGATTATCTCAAGAAAGCTGAGAGGTGTCTGAATGAGGAAATAGAGAGAGTGAGACATTACTTGGACCCTAAGACTGAAAAGAAGATTACCGATGTGATCGAGAAAGAGATGATTGAGAATCACATGATTACGTTAATCCGTATGGAGAACTCTGGGCTAGTAAACATGCTTTGTGATGATAAATACGAGGATTTGGGTACAATGTATAACTTGTTCCGCCGTGTTAATGATGGTCTCTTGAAAATATGTGAAGCGATGACTTCACACATCCACGAGTCCCTTAAACAGCTAAATAAGGATCCAAAAAGATTGAAGGATCATGCTGAATTTGAGCGGGGGCTCTTGGATgcgaaaaataaatacgaaaagaTTATAAAATTGGCATTTAGTAATGACGAATTGTTCCAGAATGCTTTGAATTCTTCATTTGAATTTTT